One genomic region from Knoellia sp. p5-6-4 encodes:
- a CDS encoding GNAT family protein, with translation MSTLRRVEVEVDARTHGSVTLAPLRPGEAELTIDLPDRSVAPAGAAARRALQWAFTDGGCAVVHWHARSGDLTSRRAAWEAGFAFGATVPRVVDGVVVDCWTGWTTADGPREPATRWLEPHPLETPRMRLRPWRETDGEALVEASNDPVLRHFVPHSPLPRHPDAVPAYLARIALTAANGHRVAWCVADRDTDEALGNVAVFEFDGLPGRDEAQVGYWARPAARGRGVMAEAVRRATDWAFDPAGLDVHRLYLLTSASNAGSRRVAERAGFTHVGTERGNAPTGDTFEDSALYDRLRDA, from the coding sequence ATGAGCACCCTGCGCCGCGTCGAGGTCGAGGTCGACGCCCGTACCCACGGCAGCGTCACCCTGGCCCCCCTGCGCCCCGGTGAGGCCGAGCTCACCATCGACCTCCCCGACCGCTCGGTCGCCCCGGCCGGCGCCGCTGCCCGGCGGGCACTGCAGTGGGCGTTCACCGATGGTGGGTGTGCCGTGGTGCACTGGCACGCGCGCAGCGGGGACCTCACTTCGCGCCGGGCGGCATGGGAGGCGGGGTTCGCCTTCGGGGCCACGGTGCCGCGTGTGGTCGACGGTGTCGTCGTCGACTGCTGGACGGGCTGGACCACCGCCGACGGCCCGCGTGAGCCGGCGACCCGGTGGCTCGAGCCTCACCCGCTGGAGACACCGAGGATGCGGCTGCGGCCCTGGCGCGAGACCGACGGAGAGGCCTTGGTGGAGGCGTCCAACGACCCGGTGCTGCGCCACTTCGTGCCGCACTCCCCGCTGCCCCGGCACCCCGACGCCGTCCCTGCCTACCTGGCGCGCATCGCCCTTACGGCGGCGAACGGGCACCGCGTCGCCTGGTGCGTGGCCGACCGCGACACCGACGAGGCACTGGGCAACGTGGCGGTCTTCGAGTTCGACGGGCTGCCGGGGCGTGATGAGGCCCAGGTCGGCTACTGGGCCCGCCCGGCGGCGCGGGGCCGCGGGGTGATGGCCGAGGCCGTCCGGCGGGCGACCGACTGGGCTTTCGACCCGGCGGGGCTCGACGTGCACCGCCTCTACCTGCTGACGTCGGCCAGCAACGCGGGGTCACGACGGGTGGCCGAGCGGGCGGGGTTCACCCATGTGGGCACCGAACGCGGCAACGCACCGACTGGTGACACCTTCGAGGACAGCGCGCTCTACGACCGGCTGCGCGACGCCTGA
- a CDS encoding NAD(P)H-dependent oxidoreductase, which yields MVALRILIASTRPGRLGPTVARWVLEQVPTTGFDVEVLDLADFALPFLDEPREPSEGDYAHEHTRRWSAAVRDAEALLIVMPEYNRGYNAALKNAIDFLYAEWEGLPVACVGYGWYGARHAKAALRQTLERVKMTVVEAPGLAFGSTLVDGEVVADAELVGELAKTFEGLRDAAARSTRDRS from the coding sequence GTGGTCGCCCTCCGCATCCTCATCGCCAGCACCCGCCCCGGCCGCCTGGGCCCGACCGTGGCCCGGTGGGTGCTGGAGCAGGTGCCCACGACCGGGTTCGACGTCGAGGTGCTCGACCTCGCCGACTTCGCGCTGCCGTTCCTCGACGAGCCGCGCGAGCCGTCGGAGGGCGACTACGCGCACGAGCACACCCGGCGCTGGTCGGCCGCGGTCCGCGACGCCGAGGCGCTGCTCATCGTGATGCCGGAGTACAACCGCGGCTACAACGCCGCCCTGAAGAACGCCATCGACTTCCTGTACGCCGAGTGGGAGGGGCTGCCCGTGGCCTGCGTGGGCTACGGCTGGTACGGCGCCCGCCACGCGAAGGCGGCCCTGCGCCAGACGCTGGAGCGCGTGAAGATGACCGTGGTCGAGGCGCCCGGCCTGGCGTTCGGCAGCACCCTGGTCGACGGTGAGGTGGTGGCCGATGCCGAGCTCGTCGGCGAGCTCGCGAAGACCTTCGAGGGGCTCCGGGACGCCGCGGCTCGATCCACCCGCGATCGCTCGTAG